A section of the Thunnus albacares chromosome 6, fThuAlb1.1, whole genome shotgun sequence genome encodes:
- the LOC122984092 gene encoding dehydrogenase/reductase SDR family member 13-like, with amino-acid sequence MSTLLLVVGVVVGAAYIYRDVVVKGKRYTSKVKLHGKTVIVTGSNKGIGKTTAIGLAKRGARVILACRNKQRGEAALMEVKRESGSNQVVFMQLDLGSLKSVRSFAETFLKTEPRLDILINNAGIYLQGWTEDGLGMMFGVNHIGHFLLTNLLLDRLKECGPSRVINVSSAAHNMGKIDFDCLNTHKALGLGTSGMEVLQVYSDSKLCNVLFTHELAQRLQGTKVTCYCLHPGVIKTELTRKANFVKDPLLKFLTAFFLKNTIQGSQTTLHCAIQEGIEPLSGRYFSNCTVREVCAKAKDDTAAKKLWELSERLCGLA; translated from the exons ATGTCTACCCTCCTGCTGGTTGTGGGTGTCGTCGTAGGAGCTGCTTACATTTACCGCGATGTTGTGGTAAAGGGGAAGCGGTACACAAGCAAAGTAAAGCTGCATGGCAAAACTGTGATTGTAACTG GCAGCAACAAAGGCATTGGGAAGACCACAGCCATAGGCTTGGCTAAAAGAGGAGCCAGAGTGATTCTGGCTTGTCGCAACAAGCAGAGAGGAGAAGCTGCTCTTATGGAAGTCAAGAGG GAGAGTGGCAGCAATCAGGTGGTGTTCATGCAGTTGGATCTTGGGAGTCTCAAGTCTGTTCGCAGCTTTGCTGAAACCTTCCTGAAGACTGAACCCAGACTGGACATCCTCATCAACAATGCAG GTATTTACCTGCAGGGTTGGACAGAGGACGGACTGGGAATGATGTTTGGCGTCAACCACATTGGCCACTTCCTATTAACCAACCTGTTGTTGGACCGGCTGAAGGAGTGCGGACCAAGCCGGGTGATCAATGTGTCATCCGCGGCACATAACATgggaaaaattgactttgactGCCTGAACACTCACAAAGCTCTAGGACTGGGGACGTCAGGCATGGAGGTTCTACAAGTCTACTCTGATAGCAAGCTGTGCAACGTCCTCTTCACACATGAGCTGGCCCAAAGACTGCAGGGAACCAAGGTCACCTGCTACTGCCTCCATCCAG gGGTCATCAAGACTGAGCTGACCAGGAAGGCTAACTTCGTAAAGGACCCCCTCCTGAAATTCCTGACTGCCTTTTTCCTCAAAAACACCATCCAGGGATCCCAGACCACTCTGCACTGTGCTATCCAGGAGGGCATTGAACCTCTCAGCGGACGTTACTTCTCCAACTGCACTGTGAGAGAAGTCTGTGCTAAAGCCAAGGATGATACTGCAGCTAAGAAGCTGTGGGAGCTCAGTGAGAGACTGTGTGGTCTTGCATAA
- the phf12b gene encoding PHD finger protein 12, with protein MWDKMETPTIVYDLDTSGGLMEQIQTLLAPPKSEEVEKRSRKLVRDVRRSGRATNHDTCDSCREGGDLLCCDHCPAAFHLQCCNPPLSEEMLPPGEWMCHRCNVRKKKREQKSEQTNGLLERSSSKRSASPAVELELNAGPLRLDGLPPGAGAAGPGLRVAQVRLLDRRASSRPSSRPGTPTSNTSSTPTPSEEQNDGEEEAAEPEDEVQGAEVESATVSAPTPRLLKRPFQLLIAAAMERNPTQFQLPSELTCTTALPGSSKRRRKEELLGKPFRRPQHELDPNGLVPLPVKVCFSCNRSCRLAPLIQCDYCPLLFHMDCLDPPLTALPAGKWMCPNHVEHLVLNQRSLSLSSRCQLFDQFQDRMSQHAVKLDFLRRVHRQNAPNRRTTHQHNKRTIKVPDAIKSQYRNPPTTLLPAGVRQLELVCSPVPEHQPSKHLTTQAEQQEWLQDVIALQCSIMRHLSTKQKASSTLSSVTLSAEWDSEQKASAKSCVTSEDIKTQASLGRTTSPEPCSKPCSTPDDPQGGSLSQDTQAELGACKCSMTPCQNCRKPNGPLAEEGQPPKANGPVDCNSASESCRQTELQHRLKPSTTPDSAAASGLVNHIGTETVKKEPESTTEACAQKHCPAAPTIWPHSGQQNHRSSDEKPSFSITSSARSDTPSKGNQEHDSAKLGSSSPTPDIKAGPGLMDSLLPSTLSSFTNLSSCMKEGMDEDGRIELDKLDAEMIKLLAWQRIQQLFPCKAPSTPPPPPPPPPPPPPPPPPANSAAPKTPSPRPDSQKKVQARAVFYPLTGKGGAVSMCYRTLYIGSGADMDVCLTNYGHCNYISGKHACIFYDENTKHYELLNYSEHGTTVDNVLYSCDFSEKASPSPPSGLVAKVQGIIRRSKKREEDEGPSSVVGLLPAGGVMSSQPQGGSELTCSCKASSSSMIGGSGAGWEGTALLHHGSYIKLGCLQFVFSITEFATKQPKEEQTTTPAAGCTSSSSTTSTAPTNSTSTPPPNTATASSPSSQDEADTETVPSHQVPALHSNSVP; from the exons ATGTGGGACAAAATGGAGACCCCGACGATTGTGTACGATTTGGATACCTCTGGGGGCTTAATGGAG CAAATCCAAACACTGCTGGCGCCCCCGAAGTCCGAGGAGGTAGAGAAGAGGAGTCGGAAGTTGGTGAGGGACGTCCGGAGGAGCGGCAGGGCCACCAACCACGACACCTGTGACAGTTGCCGGGAGGGGGGAGATCTGCTGTGTTGTGATCACTGTCCTGCAGCCTTCCACCTCCAGTGCTG CAACCCACCTCTAAGTGAAGAAATGCTTCCCCCAGGGGAATGGATGTGTCATCGCTGCAATGTTCGCAAAAAG AAGCGAGAACAGAAGTCAGAACAGACCAACGGCCTACTGGAAAGGTCCTCCTCCAAGCGATCTGCGTCCCCAGCTGTGGAGCTGGAGCTTAATGCTGGCCCACTGCGGCTCGACGGCCTGCCTCCgggagcaggagcagcagggccCGGTCTACGAGTGGCCCAGGTACGCCTCTTGGACCGCAGGGCCAGCAGCAGACCGAGCAGCCGGCCCGGCACACCCACCTCCAACACTTCATCCACACCAACCCCCTCAGAGGAGCAGAAcgatggggaggaggaggcagcgGAGCCTGAAGATGAAGTTCAGGGCGCAGAGGTTGAGAGCGCCACAGTATCTGCTCCAACACCACGCCTCCTCAAGAGGCCCTTTCAGCTGCTAATAGCAGCCGCTATGGAGAGAAACCCCACTCAATTCCAGCTGCCCAGCGAGCTCACCTGCACCACTGCACTGCCAG GCAGCAGTAAacggaggagaaaagaggagttACTAGGGAAGCCATTCAGGAGGCCTCAGCATGAACTGGATCCCAATGGTCTGGTCCCTCTACCAGTTAAAGTCTGCTTTTCATGCAACAG GAGTTGCAGGTTGGCTCCATTGATCCAGTGTGACTATTGTCCCCTTCTGTTCCATATGGACTGTCTGGACCCTCCACTTACAGCCTTACCTGCTGGCAAATGGATGTGCCCAAACCATGTGGAGCACTTAGTG CTGAATCAGAGGAGCCTGAGCCTCTCCAGCCGCTGTCAGCTCTTCGACCAGTTCCAGGACAGAATGTCCCAACACGCCGTCAAGCTGGACTTCCTACGTAGAGTCCATCGGCAGAACGCACCCAACCGGCGCACCACTCACCAGCACAACAAGAGGACCATCAAG GTGCCAGATGCCATCAAGTCTCAGTACAGGAATCCTCCCACCACGCTGCTTCCTGCAGGGGTGCGTCAGTTGGAGCTGGTCTGTAGCCCTGTTCCTGAACACCAGCCCTCAAAGCACCTCACCACACAGGCTGAGCAGCAGGAG TGGCTTCAGGATGTCATCGCCCTCCAGTGCAGCATCATGCGACACCTATCCACCAAGCAAAAGGCTTCATCCACGCTGTCATCAGTAACACTGTCAGCAGAGTGGGACTCTGAGCAGAAAGCCAGTGCTAAATCTTGTGTAACATCAGAGGACATTAAAACTCAGGCCTCTTTAGGAAGGACTACTTCCCCTGAACCCTGCTCTAAACCCTGCAGTACACCTGATGACCCCCAGGGGGGTTCTCTATCACAGGACACCCAAGCAGAGCTGGGTGCTTGTAAATGCAGCATGACACCCTGCCAGAACTGTAGGAAACCCAACGGACCTCTAGCAGAGGAGGGTCAGCCTCCCAAAGCCAACGGACCTGTAGACTGTAACAGCGCGTCAGAGTCCTGCAGGCAGACGgagctgcagcacagactgAAGCCCAGCACAACCCCAGACTCAGCTGCTGCCTCTGGGCTGGTGAACCATATAGGAACAGAAACAGTTAAAAAGGAGCCTGAGAGCACTACAGAGGCCTGCGCTCAGAAACACTGCCCCGCCGCCCCCACGATATGGCCCCACAGTGGCCAGCAGAACCACAGGAGCAGCGACGAAAAACCCTCCTTCTCCATCACCAGCAGTGCCCGCTCAGATACACCATCTAAAGGCAACCAGGAGCATGACTCAGCAAAGCTGGGATCATCATCACCAACTCCAG ACATCAAGGCTGGTCCTGGACTGATGGACTCGCTGCTGCCCAGcaccctctcctccttcactaACTTGTCCAGCTGCATGAAAGAGGGGATGGACGAAGATGGGA ggattGAGCTGGACAAACTGGATGCAGAGATGATCAAGCTGCTGGCCTGGCAGAGGATCCAGCAGCTCTTCCCCTGCAAAGCACCCagtactcctcctcctcctcctcctcctcctcctccaccacctcctcctcctcctccagccaaCAGTGCTGCCCCCAAAACCCCATCACCCCGCCCTGACA GTCAGAAGAAGGTGCAGGCTCGAGCCGTCTTCTACCCTCTGACAGGAAAAGGAGGAGCCGTCAGCATGTGCTACAGGACGTTATACATAGGATCTG GTGCTGACATGGACGTGTGCCTTACAAACTACGGTCATTGTAACTACATATCGGGGAAACATGCCTGTATATTCTATGATGAG AATACCAAGCATTATGAGCTGCTCAACTACAGCGAGCACGGCACCACGGTGGACAACGTCCTCTACTCCTGTGATTTCTCTGAGAAGGCCTCGCCGTCTCCACCCAGCGGCCTGGTGGCTAAAGTCCAAGGCATCATCC GTCGCAGTAAGAAGCGGGAGGAGGACGAGGGTCCTAGCTCTGTGGTGGGTTTGTTGCCAGCTGGCGGAGTGATGAGCAGCCAGCCTCAGGGCGGCTCCGAGCTGACGTGCAGCTGcaaggctagcagctccagcaTGATCGGAGGCAGCGGGGCGGGCTGGGAGGGCACAGCGCTGCTCCACCACGGCAGCTACATCAAGTTGGGCTGCCTCCAGTTCGTCTTCAGCATCACCGAGTTCGCCACTAAGCAGCCCAAAGAGGAGCAGACCACCACGCCTGCCGCTGGttgcaccagcagcagcagcactacCAGCACCGCCCCCACCAACTCCACCTCCACACCTCCTCCCAACACTGCCACAGCCAGCAGCCCCTCCAGCCAGGACGAGGCCGACACTGAGACTGTCCCCTCTCACCAAGTGCCCGCACTGCACTCCAACTCTGTTCCATAA